DNA from Salmo trutta chromosome 14, fSalTru1.1, whole genome shotgun sequence:
CTCAGCGCGAATGTTGactataatccatggcttctggttggagtatgtacgtacagtcacttgGGGACGAAGTCCTCGATGCACtgattgataaagccagtgagtgtggtgtactcctcaatgccatcgaaagaatcccagaacatattccagtctgtgctagcaaaacagtcctgtagtttagcatctgcttcatctgaccacttttttatagaccgtgtcactggtgcttcctgcttgaatttttgcttgtaagcaggaaacaggaggatataattatggtcagatttgccaaatggagggcgagggagagctttgaacgcgtctctgtgtgtggactaaaggtggtctagaatttctttccctctggttgcacatgtaacatgctgatagaaatgaggtaaaactgatttaagtttcctgctgggtttttcacactcaacagtttcctgtgtgtatcaacaatggtccaccacccaaaggacatccagccaacttgacacaaccgtgggaagcattggagtcaacatgggccaacatccctgtggaatgctttcgacaccttgtagagtccatgccccaaccaattgaggctgttctgagggcaaaagggggagggcattaggtgttcctaatgtttggtatactcagtgagGTTTAGTAAATCTGAGTGATTCATATTTTTACATATTCATATTTTGGAGGTATTTGATGAAGTAAATTATGATTATTGTGGAATTGGTAGCAAAGCACACAAGTTATTGCTCATAGAGCAGCAGTCTCACTAAGCATGTGACACAAATCACTTACACAACTTACACTGTTTACAAATAACTTAATTTGAGCCCCTGCCACAGCAAGCTTTTCATAATAGAAAGTGGTGGGTGTGGTCACTTTTGAGTGTACACCCAACTATTTCCCTGGACAAACTTGTTCCTGTTGTTCCCTCCATCTCCCAAGGCCACACCTCAAAGGTGCAGCTACCTGAATGTCAACCATGTACCTATTTGCTTatgttatttacattttacatcatttagcagacactcttatccagagcgacttacagtagtgaatgcatacatttcatacattttttttctgtgctggccccccgtgggaattgaacccacaaccctggtgttgcaaacaccatgctctaccaactgagctacagggaaggctatgtaAACAGGTTACCCCTCCATAGCCCCTTTTTAGTTGTGGTTTCAGCTGGTTTTGGTCTTTATGGTAAAATGAGCTGTGCCattattgtatttgtttgtagtTTTAATTCTGGAGTGGAAATATTACCTTTCTTTGCATTTGATACTCTTGAAGGCCTATATATATTTAGGCCTATATGATTTGATAATTATAGAATGAAACCAAGCTGAGAATTTATTTTCAATTGATTCTTTCCTCCTCAACAGGTTTAAACAGAAGAGCGTTTCATTAAAGGCTGCTGTGAAAACATCAGGATCATGGTATGTGAGATCATTCATCCATTAGCCATGATGATAGTAATAACAAGCATATTCCAACACAATAAGCTAAGCaaaaagaaatgtactttttgaAAAACACCTATGCCCCAACATTGCTTTCTGGAAGTGAATTTCATTTTAAAAATCTATAACAaatgttattgtaaataacatttCTAAGTTCATTGTTGAAATTCTATTTGATGTTTGAAACATGACCAATGCTGATGCTACACACCTACCTTTGTATATCTGCTTTTAGCCTGGTCACCGTAGGGGAAGGAGCCTCTCTGAGGGGCTGATGCTGGAGGAATCAGAAAAGGGAGGATTGGTTATCTCTAGCGTTATCGGTGGCTCTTCTGGCAATCATGGGCTCAAAGAAGGTATGAGTCTCTTATTTAATGTATACACTTTTTGTTTTGGTATTTACATTTCTTTGAGAAAATGTAAAATTTCACATTTTGGATTGTTGTCTGAATTATGTGGAACAGTAAAATACAGTGCAACTGAGCCacaggcttccctgtggctcagttggtagagcatggtgtttgcaacgccagcatggtgtgtgcaacgccagggttgtgggtttgattcccatggggggccagtacaaaaaacaaaaaaaatgtatgcattcgctactgtaagtagagcgtctgctaaatgacgtaaatgtagaaGATCTTTTTTTTTCAGGAGATGAAATTGTGGGTGCCACAATCAACTTTGACCAACTTTCGAAAGACGATGTGTTGAAAATACTGAAGCTGATGGATGATAATGGATTTGATGAGAAGGTTCAAGTTCTGACTAAAAATAATTTGAGCAAGAGTATGGGGACCTTGGACAGCATCAAAGCACCAGAGGAGGTTTGTGGAATATAGTTAGTAAATAGAATAAGCAGGGGGGGAAATTATTTCAGAAGGTTGCTGGATAAAATATGTTGTTTGTTAAAGGGTCAGTTTGAGAtgttggcaatgaagccctttatttacttccccagagtcagataaccttgtggataccatttttatgtctctgcgtgtagTTTGAAGGAATTTGAAGGATTGGTTTCTCTTCACAGATGCTGAAGGATTCATATAATAGACTCTACAATGCCAAAATAAATAGGTTCATGACAAATGACAGCCCTGGACAACCTGCAGGTGCTGGGGAAAGAGGCTCCCATAATGGACAGGTGAAGGGCAAGGGACCGGGACCTCTCTGGGACAAGCCTAAAGTGAAAGGTGACCTCAAACTCCCTGTCCTCACCACGGATAACCCAGTTGTGGAGACACCCAAAGTAGATGCTCCTACCTACCTAGAGTCTCCAGACCTCAAATTCTCTGCTCCAAAGTTAAAGGTGCCTAAACTTGATGTCAAAGGCGCGGTACCTGATGCTCGCGGTGGAGAACTTTCATTGCCTAATGCCAAAATTAGTGCATCAGATCTCTCCCTGCCTCATTTGAATGGGTCACTAAACATTGATGCTCCATCAGTTAACCTGGAAAGGCCATATCTTGAAACTGATATAGATGCTATCGATGTTCTAGAATTTGATATGTCTTTGCCCGAAGTTGACCTCAAATGCCCTGATCTTGACCTAAAAGTTATAGATCCACTTCCCAAAGTTGTAGGAAATATCAATGTCCCAGAAGCAGAGCTCAATCTACCAGAGGAGGTTGTCACTGGACCTACTTTAAATATCAACGCCCCAAAGTTTGATATTGAAAGaggcaaaaatgtaaaaatgccCAAATTTAAGATGCCTGACTTGGGTCTCTCTGGACCCAGAGTAAATGTACCCAGCCTTGAGGTTGATACACCAAATATGAGGATCCCAGATAAAAATCTCAAAGGTCCCCAACGAGACCTACAAACACCAGATGTTAATCTCAAAGGTCCTAATCTAGATCTGCAAGCCCCAGATGTCAGCATGATGAATATGCCTTCAAGTAAAATCAGAGTCTGGTCCTCCAAGAAACTGAAAAACCCAAACCTTGATGTGGATGATCCCTCTGGTTATTTTGAATTGCCTAAGGTTAGGCTCTCTCGCACAGTACAAAAAGGACCAGATCTTGGCATTGATGCTGATGTAAAAACACCAAAGGTAAGTCTCAAAGCTCCCAAGATAAAAGGTGGGCTTGATGCACCTGACTTGAATTTACCCAAAGTCGACCTGAAAGAACTTAAATTAGATGTAAACACTCCAGATATTGACATTGATGGCATTGATGGAGACTTGGACGGACCCAACCTGAGCTTATCATCTTCCAAATTAAAACGATCAGACTTGGATGTAGGTAGCCCATATGGAAAATTAAAGATGCCAAGTTTTAAAATGCCAGACTTTGGCTTCTCAGGGCCAGATGTTCAAGGGCCTGACTTTGAGGTAAAAAATCCAGACTTGGATCTTTCAGCCCCAAAGTTTAAAGGGGGAATTAGTCCCCCAGATTTGGATCTGCCACATGTAGACCTCAAAGGCCCCAAATTAGACCTCAAGGCATCAGATGTAAACTTTAATATGCCCTCAGGTAAAGTCAAAGTACCTACGTTGAAGAAACCAAAGGTTGATCTGAATGCTCCTGATCTGGCCATTAATGGCCCCTCTGGTAAACTGAAAATGCCCAAATTTGGGCTGTCTGGTAAAATGCCAAAATCTCCCAAATTGAATCTCAAAGCTCCAAAGATGAAGGGGGGAATTGATTTTTCAGACCTGAATTTACCAGATGCTGACCTCAAAGCCCCTAAACTAGATGTGAATGCTCCAGATCTCGACATCAATGCACCCTCAGGGAAATTCAAGATGCCTAAATTTGGGCTGTCTGGTACAATGCCAAAATCTCCcaaattaaatattaaagctcCAAAGATGAAGGGGGGAATTGATTTTCCAGACCTGAATTTACCAGATGCTGACCTCAAAGCCCCTAAACTAGATGTGAATGCTCCAGATCTCGACATCAATGCACCCTCAGGGAAATTCAAGATGCCAAAATTTGGGCTGTCTGGTACAATGCCAACATCTCCCAAATTAAATCTTAAAGCTCCAAAGATGAAGGGGGGAATTGATTTTTCAGACCTGAATTTACCAGATGCTGACCTCAAAGCCCCTAAACTAGATGTGAATGCTCCAGATGTAGACATCAATGCACCCTCAGGGAAATTCAAGATGCCTAAATTCAGAGGCCTAAAGGGACAAGATGTTGACATTAATGGCGCTATAGAGGGACCAGATCGGAACTTGTCATCTCCCAAACTCAAGGGTCCCAAAGCAGACCTAAACATTCCAGACACTGATATTGACAGTCCATCAGGAAAACTCAAAATGCCAACTTTCAAGATGCCAGATTTAGGATTCTCTGGACCAAAAGTTAAGGGGCCTGACTTAGATCTTTCAGCCCCCAAGTTAAAAGGGGGAATTAGTCCCCCAAATTTAGATCTGCCACATGTAGACCTCAAAGGCCCCAAATTAGACCTCAATGCACCAGATGTAGACTTGAATATGCCCTCAGGTAAAGTCAAAGTACCTACATTGAAGAAACCAAAGGTTGATCTGAATGCTCCTGGTCTGGACATTGATGGCCCCTCTGGTAAACTTAAAATGCCCAAATTTGGGCTGTCTGGTAAAATGCCAAAATCTCCcaaattaaatattaaagctcCAAAGATGAAGGGGGGAATTGATTTTCCAGACCTGAATTTACCAGATGCTGACCTCAAAGCCCCTAAACTAGATGTGAATGCTCCAGATCTCGACATCAATGCACCCTCAGGGAAATTCAAGATGCCTAAATTTGGGCTGTCTGGTACAATGCCAAAATCTCCcaaattaaatattaaagctcCAAAGATGAAGGGGGGAATTGATTTTCCAGACCTGAATTTAAAAGATGCTGACCTCAAAGCCCCTAAACTAGATGTGAATGCTCCAGATCTCGACATCAATGCACCCTCAGGGAAATTCAAGATGCCTAAATTTGGGCTGTCTGGTACAATGCCAAAATCTCCcaaattaaatattaaagctcCAAAGATGAAGGGGGGAATTGATTTTCCAGACCTGAATTTACCAGATGCTGACCTCAAAGCCCCTAAACTAGATGTGAATGCTCCAGATCTCGACATCAATGCACCCTCAGGGAAATTCAAGATGCCTAAATTTGGGCTGTCTGGTACAATGCCAAAATCTCCcaaattaaatattaaagctcCAAAGATGAAGGGGGGAATTGATTTTCCAGACCTGAATTTACCAGATGCTGACCTCAAAGCCCCTAAACTAGATGTGAATGCTCCAGATCTCGACATCAATGCACCCTCAGGGAAATTCAAGATGCCTAAATTTGGGCTGTCTGGTACAATGCCAAAATCTCCCAAATTAAATCTTAAAGCTCCAAAGATGAAGGGGGGAATTGATTTCCCAGACCTGAATTTCCCAGATGCTGACCTCAAAGCCCCTAAACTAGATGTGAATGCTCCAGATCTCGACATCAATGCACCCTCAGGGAAATTCAAGATGCCTAAATTTGGGCTGCCTGGTACAATGCCAAAATCTCCCAAATTAAATCTTAAAGCTCCAAAGATGAAGGGGGGAATTGATTTTTCAGACCTGAATTTACCAGATGCTGACCTCAAAGCCCCTAAACTAGATGTGAATGCTCCAGATCTCGACATCAATGCACCCTCAGGGAAATTCAAGATGCCTAAATTCAGAGGCCTAAAGGGACCAGATGTTGACATTAATGGCGCTATAGAGGGACCAGATCTGAACTTGTCATCTCCCAAACTCAAGGGTCCCAAAGCAGGCCTAAACATTCCAGACACTGATATTGACAGTCCATCAGGAAAACTCAAAATGCCAACTTTCAAGATGCCAGATTTAGGATTCTCTGGACCAAAAGTTAAGGGGCCTGACTTAGATCTTTCAGCCCCCAAGTTTAAAGGGGGAATTAGTCCCCCAGATTTGGATCTGCCACATGTAGACCTCAAAGGCCCCAAATTAGACCTCAATGCACCAGATGTAAACTTTAATATGCCCTCCAGTAAAGTCAATGTACCTACATTGAAGAAACCAAAGGTTGATCTGAATGCTCCTGATCTGGACATTGATGGCCCCTCTGGTAAACTGAAAATGCCCAAATTTGTGCTGTCTGGTAAAATGCCAAAATCCACAAAACTGAATCTCAAAGCCCCAAAGATAAAGGGGGGAATTGATTTTCCAGACCTGAATTTACCAGATGCTGACCTCAAAGCCCCTAAACTAGATGTGAATGCTCCAGATCTCGACATCAATGCACCCTCAGGGAAATTCAAGATGCCTAAATTTGGGCTGCCTGGTACAATGCCAAAATCTCCCAAATTAAATCTTAAAGCTCCAAAGATGAAGGGGGGAATTGATTTTTCAGACCTGAATTTACCAGATGCTGACCTCAAAGCCCCTAAACTAGATGTGAATGCTCCAGATCTCGACATCAATGCACCCTCAGGGAAATTCAAGATGCCTAAATTCAGAGGCCTAAAGGGACCAGATGTTGACATTAATGGCGCTATAGAGGGACCAGATCTGAACTTGTCATCTCCCAAACTCAAGGGTCCCAAAGCAGGCCTAAACATTCCAGACACTGATATTGACAGTCCATCAGGAAAACTCAAAATGCCAACTTTCAAGATGCCAGATTTAGGATTCTCTGGACCAAAAGTTAAGGGGCCTGACTTAGATCTTTCAGCCCCCAAGTTTAAAGGGGGAATTAGTCCCCCAGATTTGGATCTGCCACATGTAGACCTCAAAGGCCCCAAATTAGACCTCAATGCACCAGATGTAAACTTTAATATGCCCTCCGGTAAAGTCAATGTACCTACATTGAAGAAACCAAAGGTTGATCTGAATGCTCCTGATCTGGACATTGATGGCCCCTCTGGTAAACTGAAAATGCCCAAATTTGTGCTGTCTGGTAAAATGCCAAAATCCACAAAACTGAATCTCAAAGCCCCAAAGATAAAGGGGGGAATTGATTTTCCAGACCTGAATTTACCAGATGCTGACCTCAAAGCCCCTAAACTAGATGTGAATGCTCCAGATCTCGACATCAATGCACCCTCAGGGAAATTCAAGATGCCTAAATTTGGGCTGTCTGGTACAATGCCAAAATCTCCCAAATTAAATCTTAAAGCTCCAAAGATGAAGGGGGGAATTGATTTCCCAGACCTGAATTTCCCAGATGCTGACCTCAAAGCCCCTAAACTAGATGTGAATGCTCCAGATCTCGACATCAATGCACCCTCAGGGAAATTCAAGATGCCTAAATTTGGGCTGCCTGGTACAATGCCAAAATCTCCCAAATTAAATCTTAAAGCTCCAAAGATGAAGGGGGGAATTGATTTTTCAGACCTGAATTTACCAGATGCTGACCTCAAAGCCCCTAAACTAGATGTGAATGCTCCAGATGTAGACATCAATGCACCCTCAGGGAAATTCAAGATGCCTAAATTCAGAGGCCTAAAGGGACCAGATGTTGACATTAATGGCGCTATAGAGGGACCAGATCTGAACTTGTCATCTCCCAAACTCAAGGGTCCCAAAGCAGGCCTAAACATTCCAGACACTGATATTGACAGTCCATCAGGAAAACTCAAAATGCCAACTTTCAAGATGCCAGATTTAGGATTCTCTGGACCAAAAGTTAAGGGGCCTGACTTAGATCTTTCAGCCCCCAAGTTTAAAGGGGGAATTAGTCCCCCAGATTTGGATCTGCCACATGTAGACCTCAAAGGCCCCAAATTAGACCTCAATGCACCAGATGTAAACTTTAATATGCCCTCCGGTAAAGTCAATGTACCTACATTGAAGAAACCAAAGGTTGATCTGAATGCTCCTGATCTAGACATTGATGGCCCCTCTGGTAAACTGAAAATGCCCAAATTTGTGCTGTCTGGTAAAATGCCAAAATCCACAAAACTGAATCTCAAAGCCCCAAAGATAAAGGGGGGAATTGATTTCCCAGATTTGAATTTACCAGATGCTGACCTCAAAGCCCCTAAACTAGATGTGAATACCCCAGATCTTGACATAAATGCACCTTCTGGGAAATTCAAAATGCCAAAATTTAAAATGCCTAAATTCAGGGGCCTAAAGGGACCAGATGTTGACATTGATGGAGACTTCGAGGGCCCAGATATAGATATCAATGCCCCCACAGCTAACCTCAAAGGTCCCAAAACAGGTCTAAAAATGCCTGATTTGAAGATGCCTGATTTCAGactatctggcccaaatgtagaTTATGACTTACCCAATATTGACCTCTCAGCCCCAAAGCTAAAAGGGGGAATCAGTCCCCCAGATTTGAAACTACCTAAGGGTCATCTCAGAGGGCCCAAACTAGACCTCAATGCTCCAGATATGCCCTCAGGTAGATTCAGAGTTCCAACCATAGAGAGGCCAAATGATAGCATCAAAGCCCCTGATTTTGACATCAACACTCCTTCATTCAAAATGCCCAAAATGCCTAAATTTGCGTTGTCTAGTCCAAAAAGACCAGACCATGACATCAGTGCTGACATTGGTTTTAAATTGTCAAAGATGAAAGGTGGGATTGGTTCACCACACCTGGACCTACCTACAGTTGACCTAGAAGCCCCTAAGGTAGATGTAGACACTCCAGATATGAACATTGATGCCCCCTATGGGAAATTCAAAATGCCCCAACTCAAAATGCCTAAATTCGGCCTTTCTGGCTTGAAAGGTCCAGATCCTGGAATAGATGGAGACATTGATGGACCGGACCTGAGCTTGTCAGCCCTGAAAGTAAACACAGCGATCGGTAGTCCAGATTTAGACATAAGTGTTCCCTCTGGTAATCTCAAAGGCCCCCAAGCTGATCTCAATTTGCCAGACAGTGACATTGCTATACAATCTGAAAAACTCAAACTGCCATCCTTTAAGTTGCCTCAGTTTGGAAGTCCCAATCTAAGGGCAGGTACACATATGGACTTTATGAAAACAAATGACATTTCTCCTCCAAAGGCTAAAGTGAATCTAAAAGCACCAGACTTGAAAGTTAGTCACCCAGATGTCAGCCTGAGCATACCCAAAGCTGATATCAGAAGCCCAGAATACAAAGTGTCATCTCATAGTAAACGCAGATCTGATATCCCAGGTGGAGCGCATATAAAAGTGCAAGCAgaagacagagatacagaagtGACACTGCCACACACTGATAGGAAGTCTAGGAAGGTCAAAGGAAGGGCCAGTTATCCCATTGCAGATATTGATTTGCCAAAAGTTGAGTATGAAGCATCTGGTTTGGAACTGAGAGGTTCAGACCTTAATGATTCCACAGGGAAATTAAAAATGTCAAAATCCAAGACTTCTAAATTGGGCAGTCATACAAGAATACCAGACCTTGATATAGACTCAAGTCTTGCCAGTATTAACGCCTCAGTCCCTAAACTCCCACCCCCAAGGTATGGAGTCGAGGTTTCACAGCCAGATTTACATTTGAGTAGAACTGACCTCAAGGGCAATACACATCATATGAAAGTCCCAGCTGGTGAAACCAGCAGAACAAAAAGGAGAAGTCCAAAACAGTCTGAAATTGGAACATCCATGTCAAATTTTACTCATGGTTCAAGCCCCAAAATGTCTGAAGATCAAGAAGGATATTTTGTCACTGTATTTCCCAAACATCTCAAAGGGGATGTACCAGACGGAACTGGGAGCCTGAAAAATCATCACAAGGAAGAGTCAAACCGTAGATCTCATACACTCAGAAGTCTCGACTTCAGTGCATCAAATGTGGACCTTGAAGTTCCAGAAGATGAGAACTTAAAAGGGTCAACATTCTGGCTTTCCAAGCTTATATAGCGTTCAGACAACTGACTAAATGTCCTTTTAAGCTGGTTTCAATCACAATCTTCTGTTGAAACATAATGCAGAAAACGTCTGTTACATATAAAACAAGCATCAGATTATTTGCACTTATTTGTACTTTTTTATGTAAATTGATTGGTATTTGTTATGAACATGTTGAAAACGAATGTGTAAAGCTTTCTTTTGTCAAgtgattaaaaaaatgtattaaaggtTTGTTATGTTCTGTTGATAAGCTATTCGAATGGTATTTTTCTCTTCATTGTAATAAAATTAAATGGGATTTAGTAACTTTTATAAATCTTTGTTTTATCTTTCTTTACATGAATTCAACAAAatgattaattcaaaacaacTTTAAAA
Protein-coding regions in this window:
- the LOC115208705 gene encoding neuroblast differentiation-associated protein AHNAK isoform X5 codes for the protein MPGHRRGRSLSEGLMLEESEKGGLVISSVIGGSSGNHGLKEGDEIVGATINFDQLSKDDVLKILKLMDDNGFDEKVQVLTKNNLSKSMGTLDSIKAPEEMLKDSYNRLYNAKINRFMTNDSPGQPAGAGERGSHNGQVKGKGPGPLWDKPKVKGDLKLPVLTTDNPVVETPKVDAPTYLESPDLKFSAPKLKVPKLDVKGAVPDARGGELSLPNAKISASDLSLPHLNGSLNIDAPSVNLERPYLETDIDAIDVLEFDMSLPEVDLKCPDLDLKVIDPLPKVVGNINVPEAELNLPEEVVTGPTLNINAPKFDIERGKNVKMPKFKMPDLGLSGPRVNVPSLEVDTPNMRIPDKNLKGPQRDLQTPDVNLKGPNLDLQAPDVSMMNMPSSKIRVWSSKKLKNPNLDVDDPSGYFELPKVRLSRTVQKGPDLGIDADVKTPKVSLKAPKIKGGLDAPDLNLPKVDLKELKLDVNTPDIDIDGIDGDLDGPNLSLSSSKLKRSDLDVGSPYGKLKMPSFKMPDFGFSGPDVQGPDFEVKNPDLDLSAPKFKGGISPPDLDLPHVDLKGPKLDLKASDVNFNMPSGKVKVPTLKKPKVDLNAPDLAINGPSGKLKMPKFGLSGKMPKSPKLNLKAPKMKGGIDFSDLNLPDADLKAPKLDVNAPDLDINAPSGKFKMPKFGLSGTMPKSPKLNIKAPKMKGGIDFPDLNLPDADLKAPKLDVNAPDLDINAPSGKFKMPKFGLSGTMPTSPKLNLKAPKMKGGIDFSDLNLPDADLKAPKLDVNAPDVDINAPSGKFKMPKFRGLKGQDVDINGAIEGPDRNLSSPKLKGPKADLNIPDTDIDSPSGKLKMPTFKMPDLGFSGPKVKGPDLDLSAPKLKGGISPPNLDLPHVDLKGPKLDLNAPDVDLNMPSGKVKVPTLKKPKVDLNAPGLDIDGPSGKLKMPKFGLSGKMPKSPKLNIKAPKMKGGIDFPDLNLPDADLKAPKLDVNAPDLDINAPSGKFKMPKFGLSGTMPKSPKLNIKAPKMKGGIDFPDLNLKDADLKAPKLDVNAPDLDINAPSGKFKMPKFGLSGTMPKSPKLNIKAPKMKGGIDFPDLNLPDADLKAPKLDVNAPDLDINAPSGKFKMPKFGLSGTMPKSPKLNIKAPKMKGGIDFPDLNLPDADLKAPKLDVNAPDLDINAPSGKFKMPKFGLSGTMPKSPKLNLKAPKMKGGIDFPDLNFPDADLKAPKLDVNAPDLDINAPSGKFKMPKFGLPGTMPKSPKLNLKAPKMKGGIDFSDLNLPDADLKAPKLDVNAPDLDINAPSGKFKMPKFRGLKGPDVDINGAIEGPDLNLSSPKLKGPKAGLNIPDTDIDSPSGKLKMPTFKMPDLGFSGPKVKGPDLDLSAPKFKGGISPPDLDLPHVDLKGPKLDLNAPDVNFNMPSSKVNVPTLKKPKVDLNAPDLDIDGPSGKLKMPKFVLSGKMPKSTKLNLKAPKIKGGIDFPDLNLPDADLKAPKLDVNAPDLDINAPSGKFKMPKFGLPGTMPKSPKLNLKAPKMKGGIDFSDLNLPDADLKAPKLDVNAPDLDINAPSGKFKMPKFGLPGTMPKSPKLNLKAPKMKGGIDFSDLNLPDADLKAPKLDVNAPDVDINAPSGKFKMPKFRGLKGPDVDINGAIEGPDLNLSSPKLKGPKAGLNIPDTDIDSPSGKLKMPTFKMPDLGFSGPKVKGPDLDLSAPKFKGGISPPDLDLPHVDLKGPKLDLNAPDVNFNMPSGKVNVPTLKKPKVDLNAPDLDIDGPSGKLKMPKFVLSGKMPKSTKLNLKAPKIKGGIDFPDLNLPDADLKAPKLDVNTPDLDINAPSGKFKMPKFKMPKFRGLKGPDVDIDGDFEGPDIDINAPTANLKGPKTGLKMPDLKMPDFRLSGPNVDYDLPNIDLSAPKLKGGISPPDLKLPKGHLRGPKLDLNAPDMPSGRFRVPTIERPNDSIKAPDFDINTPSFKMPKMPKFALSSPKRPDHDISADIGFKLSKMKGGIGSPHLDLPTVDLEAPKVDVDTPDMNIDAPYGKFKMPQLKMPKFGLSGLKGPDPGIDGDIDGPDLSLSALKVNTAIGSPDLDISVPSGNLKGPQADLNLPDSDIAIQSEKLKLPSFKLPQFGSPNLRAGTHMDFMKTNDISPPKAKVNLKAPDLKVSHPDVSLSIPKADIRSPEYKVSSHSKRRSDIPGGAHIKVQAEDRDTEVTLPHTDRKSRKVKGRASYPIADIDLPKVEYEASGLELRGSDLNDSTGKLKMSKSKTSKLGSHTRIPDLDIDSSLASINASVPKLPPPRYGVEVSQPDLHLSRTDLKGNTHHMKVPAGETSRTKRRSPKQSEIGTSMSNFTHGSSPKMSEDQEGYFVTVFPKHLKGDVPDGTGSLKNHHKEESNRRSHTLRSLDFSASNVDLEVPEDENLKGSTFWLSKLI